From the genome of Sphingobacterium kitahiroshimense, one region includes:
- the mazG gene encoding nucleoside triphosphate pyrophosphohydrolase: MSHPIPAIESTPATAFQRLLDVLYTLRVACPWDKKQTMQSLRHLTIEELYELTDAILDEDYPEIKKELGDVMMHLIFYARIAEEENRFTIVDVLNSICDKLISRHPHVYGDIDVENEEQVKQNWETLKLKEGNKSVLSGVPKGLPALVKAYRIQDKVRGVGFDWEDKKEVWAKVEEELAEFKAEYDINKPEESDLNKAEAEFGDLLFSLINYARHIGINPENALERTNKKFISRFTYLEQRANQNGQNLQDMTLEEMDIYWNEAKKLC; this comes from the coding sequence ATGAGTCACCCCATTCCTGCAATTGAGTCTACTCCTGCTACGGCTTTTCAACGTTTATTGGATGTTTTATATACACTTCGCGTAGCTTGCCCGTGGGATAAGAAACAGACCATGCAGTCCTTACGTCATCTAACCATCGAAGAGTTGTATGAACTTACAGACGCTATCTTAGATGAAGATTACCCCGAAATCAAAAAAGAACTAGGAGATGTTATGATGCACCTGATCTTTTATGCACGTATAGCAGAAGAGGAAAACCGTTTTACGATAGTAGATGTACTCAATAGCATTTGCGATAAATTAATCAGCCGTCATCCCCATGTCTATGGCGATATTGATGTAGAAAATGAAGAACAGGTGAAACAGAATTGGGAGACCCTCAAATTAAAAGAAGGAAACAAATCTGTTTTATCCGGCGTACCTAAAGGTCTGCCTGCTTTAGTTAAAGCCTATCGCATACAGGATAAGGTACGTGGTGTAGGGTTTGATTGGGAAGATAAAAAAGAAGTATGGGCAAAAGTAGAAGAAGAACTAGCGGAGTTCAAAGCTGAATATGACATTAATAAACCCGAAGAGTCAGATTTAAATAAGGCTGAGGCCGAATTTGGTGATTTGCTTTTTTCATTAATCAATTATGCACGTCACATTGGCATCAATCCTGAAAATGCACTGGAACGAACCAATAAAAAATTCATTAGCCGCTTCACCTACCTTGAGCAAAGAGCTAATCAAAATGGACAAAATCTCCAAGACATGACACTGGAAGAAATGGATATTTATTGGAATGAAGCTAAAAAATTATGCTAA
- the metA gene encoding homoserine O-acetyltransferase MetA yields MPVKIPDNLPAIELLKKENIFVMSDLRANEQDIRPMKVLILNLMPLKITTETDFIRLLSNNPLQVEVEFLRLDTHMSKNTPQEHLEMFYKSFSAVEDQYYDGMIITGAPVEMMPFEEVNYWDEVTRIFDWAKKHVTSTLYICWASQAALYHFYGVEKTPLSEKLFGVYKHTTLDKANPLFRGFDDEYFIPHSRHTTILKSEIEDKPEIELLSESPEAGLAILSSRGGREFYLTGHSEYAPLTLHTEYMRDVEKGLEIEVPDNYYLNNDPAQSPLVRWSGHANLLFNNWLNYYVYQETPFDLNELESLEEIKRQN; encoded by the coding sequence ATGCCAGTCAAAATACCAGATAATTTGCCAGCTATTGAGCTATTAAAAAAAGAAAATATTTTTGTGATGAGTGATCTTAGAGCCAACGAACAGGATATCCGTCCGATGAAGGTTCTAATTTTGAATTTAATGCCTTTGAAAATTACAACAGAAACTGATTTTATCCGGTTGCTGTCTAATAATCCTTTGCAAGTAGAAGTGGAGTTTTTGAGATTAGATACTCACATGTCTAAAAACACACCTCAAGAACACTTGGAAATGTTCTATAAATCGTTTTCTGCAGTGGAAGATCAGTACTATGATGGGATGATCATTACAGGTGCTCCAGTAGAGATGATGCCATTTGAAGAGGTTAACTACTGGGATGAAGTGACTCGTATTTTTGATTGGGCAAAAAAGCACGTGACGTCTACACTTTATATTTGTTGGGCATCGCAAGCGGCACTTTATCATTTTTACGGCGTTGAAAAAACACCATTATCGGAGAAACTGTTTGGAGTATACAAACATACTACTTTAGATAAAGCTAATCCTCTATTTAGAGGTTTTGATGATGAGTATTTTATCCCGCACAGTAGACATACGACAATTTTAAAATCTGAAATTGAAGATAAACCAGAAATTGAGCTTTTGTCTGAATCTCCTGAAGCAGGTCTTGCGATACTATCATCACGAGGTGGACGTGAATTTTATTTAACTGGTCATTCAGAATATGCTCCACTTACTTTACATACTGAATATATGCGTGATGTGGAGAAAGGATTAGAAATTGAGGTGCCAGATAATTATTATTTAAATAATGATCCAGCACAGTCACCATTAGTAAGGTGGTCTGGTCATGCGAATTTGCTATTTAATAACTGGTTGAATTACTATGTTTATCAAGAGACTCCTTTTGATTTAAATGAACTTGAATCTTTGGAAGAAATTAAGAGACAAAATTAA
- a CDS encoding PLP-dependent aminotransferase family protein, which yields MNSPGQIPFNSFISLNRLDETSIYVQLAQQVIQAIQRGFIPIGTKLPGSRQLAQTLSIHRNTVVAALQELESQGWIETKPNVGSFVLRNTSKARKNSEFSQTIIQNQYADQTGYDFEKSTILENPFETSTCILKFDDGIPDSRLSPLQQLSKFYTANLKRKKNTKYLGYSDQKRPATFREQLCNFLNQSRGLHIQPKNLLITRSVEMSTYIIAQTLLQANDLVIVGQPSYFAINMIFQQAGARIKSIPVDHEGIVIESLEQICLTQKIRLLYLTPHHHYPTTVTLSQQRRTIVLALASKYGFAVIEDDYDYDFHYDDAPLLPMATVDYDGMVIYTGSFGKSLAPGFRTGFIVAPENLIKELQKLLNIMDHQGDFVMEQVLSDLIEEGEIHRYLKKSVKLYKERRNYMSYLLARELHEYVDFDIPAGGLALWTNWKKDINLIHLQKQCAKANLFLPKTLLYQAKDMTAIRIGFGNLTESEMENSVTILRDSLMTIK from the coding sequence ATGAATAGTCCGGGTCAAATTCCTTTCAACAGCTTTATCAGCCTGAATAGACTGGATGAAACCTCCATTTATGTACAACTAGCACAACAAGTCATTCAGGCCATTCAGCGCGGTTTTATACCTATCGGAACAAAACTGCCCGGAAGTAGGCAGCTAGCGCAAACACTATCTATACATCGCAATACAGTAGTTGCTGCATTACAGGAGCTCGAATCACAGGGTTGGATTGAAACCAAACCAAATGTAGGATCATTTGTACTTCGAAATACGTCCAAAGCAAGGAAAAATAGTGAATTTTCGCAAACAATAATCCAGAATCAGTATGCAGACCAAACTGGTTATGATTTTGAAAAAAGTACCATATTAGAAAATCCTTTTGAAACCTCTACATGTATCTTAAAATTTGATGACGGCATTCCTGATAGTAGACTATCTCCTTTGCAACAGCTTTCTAAGTTTTATACCGCAAATCTAAAACGAAAAAAGAACACTAAATACCTAGGATATTCAGATCAAAAAAGACCAGCCACATTTCGAGAACAGTTGTGCAATTTTTTAAATCAAAGTAGAGGTCTGCATATCCAACCTAAAAATCTATTGATCACACGGTCTGTTGAGATGAGTACCTATATCATTGCTCAAACCTTACTACAGGCAAACGATTTAGTCATTGTAGGACAACCAAGTTATTTTGCAATAAACATGATCTTCCAACAGGCCGGGGCTAGAATTAAATCCATTCCAGTAGATCATGAAGGAATTGTTATCGAATCTCTTGAACAGATCTGTCTTACACAAAAGATCAGATTGCTTTATCTGACACCGCATCATCACTATCCCACGACAGTGACACTTAGTCAGCAAAGAAGAACGATCGTATTAGCACTCGCTTCAAAATATGGTTTTGCCGTCATTGAGGACGATTACGATTATGACTTCCATTATGATGATGCCCCCCTTCTCCCTATGGCAACTGTGGATTATGATGGGATGGTTATTTATACAGGAAGCTTTGGTAAATCATTAGCGCCTGGTTTCCGTACAGGTTTTATCGTCGCACCTGAAAACCTAATCAAAGAATTACAAAAGTTATTAAATATCATGGATCATCAAGGTGACTTTGTCATGGAGCAAGTATTAAGTGATCTAATTGAAGAAGGTGAAATACATCGCTATTTAAAAAAATCAGTCAAACTGTATAAAGAAAGACGCAATTATATGAGTTATTTACTCGCCCGTGAATTACATGAATATGTCGACTTCGATATTCCTGCCGGCGGTCTTGCTCTATGGACCAACTGGAAAAAAGATATCAACTTAATTCATTTACAGAAGCAATGCGCAAAAGCAAATCTATTTCTTCCAAAAACACTCTTATATCAAGCTAAAGATATGACAGCAATCCGAATTGGTTTCGGCAATCTTACTGAATCGGAAATGGAAAATAGTGTGACCATTCTTCGAGACTCATTAATGACAATAAAATAG
- a CDS encoding response regulator translates to MRNYPIKLAFTDDSIFQQNMIQLLIERDTVFDLFFICGDGLDLIKRLEFEDELPEVCIIDFHMPNMGGVAAASEISARFPSIKLFGYTATTDFCEIKEFKRNGGVHVFPKTNPTSMLEKINSWTYNDDLCQV, encoded by the coding sequence ATGAGGAATTATCCAATTAAACTCGCTTTTACAGATGATAGTATATTTCAACAAAATATGATACAATTACTCATCGAAAGAGATACTGTTTTTGATCTTTTCTTTATCTGCGGTGATGGACTAGATTTGATTAAAAGATTGGAATTCGAGGATGAGTTACCTGAAGTTTGTATCATTGACTTTCATATGCCAAATATGGGAGGCGTAGCTGCTGCTAGTGAAATATCGGCAAGATTTCCATCAATTAAGCTTTTTGGATATACAGCTACTACAGATTTTTGCGAGATTAAAGAATTTAAACGAAATGGTGGTGTGCACGTATTTCCTAAAACTAATCCCACTTCTATGTTAGAAAAAATAAATTCGTGGACTTACAATGATGATTTGTGTCAAGTCTGA
- the gltS gene encoding sodium/glutamate symporter, whose product MTFGLFETLAFACLVLILGFFIVKKINFLRNYNIPEPVVGGFVVAIVLYILHATMGINFTFEGSLQTTMMLFFFTSIGLSAEFDKLKKGGKPLLIFVFLTGSFMIVQNVFGISVASLLGIDPSYGLIAGSITLTGGHGTGAAWAQNLTDIFQINGTMELAMACATYGLVMGGLIGGPVAKVLLKKKNIQPTKIIQERGAPIEMFENPDSNRRINVRNMIETLTMFAICLALGHLLYEYCKGSWLELPNFVWCLFVGVIIRNTISRSSNYIVNDHAVDVLGNTGLYLFLTIALMSLQLWQLQGLASQVLVILILQTVLMVLFAMFITFRVMGSDYDAIVLSAGHCGFGLGATPTAVANMQSITDKYGPSHKAFLIVPMVGAFFVDILNNLFIKLFVSYLS is encoded by the coding sequence ATGACATTTGGACTATTTGAAACCCTAGCTTTTGCCTGTCTTGTTTTGATTTTAGGATTTTTTATTGTTAAAAAAATAAATTTCCTGAGAAACTACAATATACCAGAACCTGTTGTAGGAGGGTTTGTCGTTGCAATTGTCCTTTACATCTTGCATGCGACAATGGGTATCAATTTTACCTTTGAAGGTTCGCTTCAGACCACCATGATGCTTTTCTTTTTTACTTCAATTGGTTTAAGTGCAGAATTCGATAAATTAAAAAAAGGAGGAAAACCACTTTTGATATTCGTTTTTCTAACAGGATCTTTCATGATCGTTCAAAATGTTTTTGGGATATCCGTGGCATCTCTGCTAGGCATTGATCCTAGTTATGGACTTATTGCGGGATCTATTACCTTAACAGGGGGACATGGTACTGGTGCGGCATGGGCCCAAAATCTCACCGATATATTCCAAATAAATGGAACGATGGAGCTCGCAATGGCATGTGCTACCTATGGTCTGGTCATGGGTGGTCTCATCGGTGGCCCCGTAGCAAAAGTGCTTTTAAAAAAGAAGAATATCCAACCTACAAAAATTATTCAAGAAAGAGGAGCGCCAATTGAAATGTTCGAAAACCCTGATTCAAACCGAAGAATCAATGTTCGCAATATGATTGAAACCCTGACTATGTTTGCAATTTGTCTAGCATTGGGACATTTATTGTATGAATATTGCAAAGGTTCCTGGTTGGAACTTCCAAATTTTGTATGGTGCCTTTTTGTAGGTGTTATTATTCGCAATACCATTAGCAGATCGTCCAATTATATTGTAAATGATCATGCTGTAGATGTGCTTGGCAATACCGGTTTATATCTATTTTTGACCATTGCACTAATGTCCTTACAGCTTTGGCAATTACAGGGCCTTGCTTCACAAGTTTTAGTTATATTGATCTTACAAACAGTACTTATGGTACTATTTGCAATGTTCATTACTTTCAGAGTAATGGGAAGCGATTATGACGCTATAGTGCTCAGTGCTGGACATTGTGGTTTTGGACTAGGCGCAACGCCGACGGCTGTTGCGAATATGCAATCGATCACCGACAAATATGGGCCGTCCCACAAAGCGTTTCTAATCGTACCCATGGTAGGTGCATTCTTTGTTGATATATTAAATAACTTGTTTATTAAATTATTTGTAAGTTACCTATCCTAA
- a CDS encoding LysR family transcriptional regulator, with translation MSYQIELRHLYYFKVLAEELHFRKAAERLYISQPGLSRQIKQMEDIYRATLFDRGKRYVRLTAAGFYLKKEVDILFNQMDKIARELRVMGSDDITELRLGFIGSAVQSILAKVLVRLKQDFPAVEVDLQELSNEMQITKVLKEELDFGLVRLDNFPNGIRHIAIIKEHFSLVIPHDYPIQTANFKTLNDFKNELFILFSKDYSHSYYDLVMSIFRDASFEPHVALRTVNALTIFNLVEQGLGIAIVPASLKKGYTSKVNFIDLNHIEQRTTLSLIYNANVNHAGIDLFLNVIQKELNLSDED, from the coding sequence ATGAGTTATCAAATAGAATTAAGGCATCTGTATTATTTTAAAGTTTTGGCAGAGGAGTTACATTTTAGAAAAGCGGCAGAAAGGCTTTATATTTCTCAACCTGGCTTATCTCGTCAGATTAAACAGATGGAAGATATTTATAGAGCAACTTTATTTGATAGAGGGAAACGGTATGTTCGACTTACAGCAGCAGGCTTTTACCTAAAAAAGGAGGTTGATATTTTATTTAATCAAATGGATAAAATAGCTCGTGAGCTTCGTGTTATGGGATCAGACGATATCACTGAACTTCGTCTTGGGTTTATCGGTTCAGCAGTACAATCTATTCTTGCTAAAGTACTGGTTCGATTAAAACAAGATTTTCCTGCAGTTGAGGTGGACTTACAGGAGCTTTCTAATGAGATGCAGATTACCAAGGTGTTGAAGGAAGAACTTGATTTTGGACTCGTGCGTTTGGATAATTTTCCAAATGGGATTCGTCATATCGCAATCATCAAAGAACACTTTTCGTTGGTTATTCCTCACGATTATCCCATTCAGACGGCAAATTTTAAAACATTAAATGATTTTAAAAATGAACTGTTTATTCTGTTTTCCAAAGATTATAGTCATTCTTATTATGATCTGGTGATGAGTATTTTTAGAGATGCTTCATTTGAACCGCATGTTGCTTTGCGGACGGTAAATGCTTTGACAATTTTCAATCTTGTAGAGCAGGGTTTGGGTATTGCAATTGTACCGGCATCTTTAAAAAAAGGATATACTTCTAAAGTAAATTTTATTGATTTAAACCATATTGAACAGCGAACCACTTTATCATTAATCTATAATGCGAATGTAAATCATGCAGGAATTGATCTGTTTTTAAATGTTATTCAGAAGGAATTGAATTTATCGGATGAAGATTAA
- the acnA gene encoding aconitate hydratase AcnA, giving the protein MSTTNAKSLKSISINGKSYHYCSLKNLPEGSVSHLPFSIRILLENVLRNYDSFSITDEHIHTLINWTPAPVDKDIPFKPARILMQDFTGVPAVVDMASLRAEYVRHGKDGQKINPAIPVDLVIDHSVQVDYYGTDYSYGKNVELEYQRNQERYELLKWAQHGLKNFTVVPPGMGICHQVNLEYLAKGIIEREGWLFPDTLVGTDSHTPMVNGLGVVGWGAGGIEAEAAMLGQPIFFTCPEVIGLKLTGKIPDICTATDMVLSITKVLRDKGVVGKFVELFGDGLDHLTVTDRATIANMSPEFGCTITYFPIDERTLEYMQTTNRTAEHIRIVEEYSKENLLWRTGHEEINFSSIVEFDLSTLEPTVSGPKRPQDKILAKDLGSQFANLLQQEYQRNYSLPNQRKESAWLADGGSGTEFTFGKVPKNTDSTMEVVQDTMQAVRIKYKNQEFILSDGSIVIAAITSCTNTSNPAVMIGAGLLARNAIEKGLRTKSWVKTSLAPGSKVVTQYLERSGLSTDLEALRFHTVGYGCTSCIGNSGPLPPHIAEAVDKGELVVASVLSGNRNFEARVHPQVKMNFLMSPMLVVAYALVGRVDVDLINDPLSYDPNGNPVYLKDIWPSREEIVQTVNDCVKQSDFQEVYDVIFDGSEDWKNLEVNLAERFEWNKSSTYIKEAPFFENLQVNPDPVADITGARVLLYLGDSVTTDHISPAGSFREDSAAGKYLAEHGVNKADFNSYGSRRGNHEVMMRGTFANVRIKNKIVDQEGGFSIYFPSGEVKTVYETAMEYQKTHTPLIVLAGKEYGSGSSRDWAAKGAYLLGVKAVIAESFERIHRSNLVGMGVAPLVFIDGQNTATLGLDGTEVFDITGIADNLKPHKLLDVKAIHRNGKITEFKVQARMDSAIEIEYYKNNGILQYVLRDYLKNS; this is encoded by the coding sequence ATGAGTACAACGAACGCCAAATCTTTAAAGTCAATAAGTATAAACGGGAAAAGCTATCATTATTGTTCGCTTAAAAATCTTCCCGAAGGCTCTGTAAGTCATCTTCCTTTTAGTATCCGCATTTTGCTTGAAAATGTGCTGCGGAATTACGATAGTTTTAGCATTACCGACGAACATATTCATACACTCATCAACTGGACACCAGCTCCTGTCGATAAGGACATTCCTTTTAAGCCAGCTCGTATTCTGATGCAAGATTTTACTGGTGTTCCTGCTGTAGTCGATATGGCCTCGCTCCGGGCTGAATATGTACGTCATGGAAAAGATGGTCAAAAGATCAACCCTGCAATTCCAGTGGACTTGGTGATTGACCACTCTGTGCAGGTGGATTATTATGGAACAGATTATTCTTACGGAAAAAATGTTGAACTGGAATACCAACGTAATCAGGAACGTTATGAATTGCTCAAATGGGCACAGCATGGATTGAAAAACTTTACCGTAGTTCCTCCGGGGATGGGAATTTGTCATCAGGTCAATCTTGAATATCTTGCTAAGGGGATTATTGAACGCGAGGGATGGTTGTTTCCGGACACCTTGGTTGGTACGGATTCGCACACGCCTATGGTGAATGGTCTGGGTGTAGTAGGATGGGGAGCCGGCGGTATAGAAGCGGAGGCTGCTATGCTGGGACAGCCTATATTTTTTACTTGCCCGGAAGTGATTGGATTAAAATTGACCGGGAAAATACCGGATATCTGTACAGCTACCGATATGGTATTATCGATTACTAAAGTACTTCGTGATAAAGGTGTAGTAGGAAAGTTTGTTGAACTTTTTGGAGATGGTCTGGACCATTTAACAGTTACGGATAGAGCGACTATTGCTAATATGTCTCCAGAATTCGGGTGTACGATTACTTATTTTCCTATCGACGAACGGACGTTGGAGTACATGCAAACAACCAATCGTACAGCAGAACACATCAGGATCGTAGAAGAATACAGCAAAGAAAACCTATTGTGGAGAACTGGTCACGAAGAAATTAATTTTTCTTCAATTGTTGAATTTGATTTATCGACATTAGAACCAACGGTTTCGGGTCCAAAGCGGCCGCAGGATAAAATCTTGGCTAAGGATCTTGGTAGCCAGTTTGCTAATCTGTTGCAACAGGAATACCAGCGTAATTATAGTCTTCCGAATCAGAGAAAAGAATCGGCATGGCTAGCTGACGGTGGTTCTGGAACAGAATTTACTTTTGGTAAAGTTCCAAAAAATACAGATTCTACAATGGAGGTTGTTCAGGATACAATGCAGGCTGTTCGAATTAAATATAAAAACCAGGAATTTATTTTGAGCGATGGTAGTATTGTTATTGCCGCTATTACGAGCTGTACCAATACTTCTAATCCAGCTGTTATGATCGGCGCTGGATTGTTGGCAAGAAATGCCATAGAAAAAGGATTGCGTACGAAATCATGGGTAAAAACTTCACTAGCACCAGGATCAAAAGTCGTGACACAGTACTTAGAGCGTTCAGGTTTGAGTACTGATCTGGAAGCTCTTCGCTTTCATACTGTGGGATATGGATGTACTTCTTGTATTGGAAATTCTGGTCCATTACCTCCGCATATTGCGGAAGCCGTAGATAAAGGAGAATTGGTGGTGGCCTCTGTACTTTCGGGTAACCGAAATTTTGAAGCTAGGGTACACCCTCAGGTAAAAATGAATTTTCTCATGTCGCCAATGCTAGTGGTTGCATACGCTTTAGTAGGGAGGGTCGATGTTGATCTGATAAATGATCCACTGTCGTACGATCCAAACGGAAATCCCGTGTATCTGAAAGATATATGGCCAAGCCGTGAGGAAATCGTCCAGACAGTCAATGACTGTGTCAAACAAAGCGATTTTCAGGAAGTCTATGATGTGATCTTTGATGGCTCTGAAGACTGGAAAAATTTAGAAGTAAATCTAGCCGAGCGTTTTGAATGGAATAAAAGTTCGACTTATATTAAAGAAGCTCCTTTTTTTGAAAACCTTCAGGTAAATCCTGATCCAGTGGCTGATATTACAGGTGCTCGTGTATTACTGTATTTAGGTGATTCGGTTACAACTGACCATATTTCGCCAGCAGGCTCTTTCCGTGAAGATAGTGCCGCAGGAAAATATTTAGCAGAACATGGTGTGAATAAAGCTGATTTCAATTCTTACGGTTCCCGTCGTGGTAATCATGAAGTCATGATGCGCGGAACCTTTGCCAATGTGCGTATTAAAAATAAAATTGTAGATCAAGAAGGCGGTTTCAGTATATACTTTCCAAGTGGTGAGGTAAAGACAGTTTATGAAACGGCTATGGAATATCAGAAAACGCATACACCACTGATTGTATTGGCTGGAAAGGAGTACGGGTCTGGTTCATCTCGTGACTGGGCGGCAAAAGGTGCTTATTTATTAGGTGTAAAAGCTGTTATTGCAGAGAGTTTTGAAAGGATACACCGCAGCAATCTTGTTGGTATGGGGGTTGCCCCATTAGTTTTCATTGATGGACAAAATACCGCCACTTTAGGTTTGGATGGTACTGAAGTTTTTGATATTACAGGAATTGCGGATAATCTAAAACCTCATAAGCTTTTGGATGTGAAAGCAATACATCGGAATGGGAAAATAACCGAATTTAAGGTTCAGGCCCGGATGGATTCAGCTATTGAAATTGAATATTACAAAAATAATGGTATTTTACAATACGTCTTAAGGGATTATTTAAAAAACAGTTAA
- a CDS encoding ankyrin repeat domain-containing protein, with product MQHLILLFSFIFLNSCNNHMNTHPQTNLLEAVQKNQLLFVEEELKKGANVNLTDKNGKSLLLIATHNNNFEMAKLLVSYKADVNQQDKIQDSPFLYAGAAGHLKLVQLYLSHGARFDVFNRYNGTALIPASERGHLEVVKLLANTKGFPINHVNRLGWTALMEAVILGDGTQKFVNVIQTLIDAGCNINIADHDKKTPLAHAKAKGYSDIVQLLEKTSKK from the coding sequence ATGCAACATCTTATCTTACTTTTTTCATTCATTTTCCTGAACTCCTGTAATAACCATATGAATACTCATCCACAAACGAACTTACTGGAGGCAGTCCAGAAAAATCAATTGCTATTCGTTGAAGAGGAATTGAAAAAGGGTGCAAACGTTAATTTAACTGATAAAAATGGAAAATCCTTATTACTGATCGCAACACATAATAATAACTTTGAGATGGCAAAGTTATTGGTATCTTACAAAGCAGATGTGAATCAACAAGATAAAATTCAAGATAGTCCTTTTTTATATGCAGGAGCGGCAGGACACCTAAAACTTGTACAGCTCTATCTATCTCATGGAGCTCGATTTGATGTATTCAACAGGTATAATGGAACAGCCCTAATACCTGCCAGCGAACGCGGACATCTGGAGGTTGTGAAATTACTGGCCAACACAAAGGGATTTCCTATTAATCACGTCAATAGGTTAGGTTGGACCGCATTAATGGAAGCAGTAATCCTAGGTGATGGCACTCAAAAATTTGTCAACGTAATCCAAACACTGATTGATGCAGGTTGCAATATAAATATTGCTGATCATGATAAAAAAACCCCATTAGCACATGCTAAAGCCAAGGGGTATTCGGACATTGTTCAGCTACTAGAGAAAACGTCCAAAAAATAA
- a CDS encoding SulP family inorganic anion transporter codes for MNLLQNWKKDIPASIVVFFVALPLCLGVALASGAPVFSGIIAGIIGGILVGLLSKSTIGVSGPAAGLVVIVYTAITDLGAYNIFLVAVVIAGLIQIVLGLLKAGVIGYYFPSSVIKGMLCAIGISIFLKQIPLAFGYTEKFSFKNFDASYITTGAIIMTIISLTILIIWDNFLGKKSNFFKLLPGSLIAVIVGIIYQITIGDTNHEVFSIDQDLLVKVPVPETVTDFLGQFTIPDFANGIANPMVWQIAFTIAIVASLESLLSVEATDKLDPLKRQTPTNRELIAQGIGNSFSGLIGGLPITQVIVRSSANAMSGGVSKLSTIVHGLLLVLSVISIPAFLNLIPNAVLAAILLVIGYKLGNPKQFLDMKKLGKDQLIPFVVTVVGILTTDLLKGIIVGLVVAVVVSLIKSYNNSHVMLVKEGNVFHMNFAEEVTFVNRGAIVKELDGLQPGSYLELDVRKTKILDYDIIEYLDEFKVKAKNNNINIKLISERGTVDNPDSFREFFGYVLVGSAH; via the coding sequence ATGAACCTATTACAAAATTGGAAAAAAGATATCCCGGCGAGTATTGTTGTGTTTTTTGTTGCTCTACCACTCTGTTTAGGAGTCGCTCTGGCGAGTGGGGCGCCTGTTTTCTCCGGAATTATCGCGGGAATTATAGGCGGTATCCTTGTAGGACTGCTATCAAAATCTACCATAGGAGTATCAGGACCAGCGGCAGGCCTAGTGGTCATCGTCTATACCGCTATCACAGACCTAGGGGCATACAATATCTTTTTAGTCGCAGTGGTTATAGCCGGTTTAATACAGATTGTTCTTGGATTATTAAAAGCAGGCGTAATTGGATATTACTTCCCTTCATCCGTTATTAAGGGTATGTTATGCGCTATCGGTATATCTATTTTCCTAAAACAGATTCCGTTGGCATTCGGATACACAGAGAAATTTTCGTTCAAAAATTTTGATGCATCTTATATTACTACCGGAGCTATAATCATGACAATTATTTCCTTAACCATACTTATTATATGGGATAATTTTCTTGGTAAAAAATCCAACTTCTTCAAATTGTTACCAGGCTCCCTTATTGCTGTAATTGTTGGTATTATTTACCAGATCACGATTGGAGATACAAACCATGAAGTATTTTCTATTGATCAGGACCTCCTGGTCAAAGTACCTGTACCTGAAACAGTAACCGACTTCCTGGGACAATTTACAATACCCGATTTCGCAAATGGAATAGCAAATCCAATGGTATGGCAAATTGCATTTACCATCGCCATTGTAGCCTCTTTAGAATCCTTATTATCCGTAGAAGCTACCGATAAATTAGATCCACTAAAACGTCAGACACCAACCAACAGAGAGCTAATAGCACAAGGAATAGGTAATTCATTTTCAGGTTTAATAGGTGGGCTTCCTATTACACAAGTTATCGTTCGCTCATCAGCTAATGCGATGAGTGGTGGAGTGTCAAAACTATCAACTATTGTTCATGGTCTCTTGCTTGTACTCAGTGTCATCTCCATTCCTGCATTCCTTAATTTAATCCCTAATGCAGTTTTAGCAGCAATCCTATTGGTTATCGGTTACAAATTAGGCAACCCAAAACAATTCTTGGACATGAAAAAATTAGGAAAAGATCAATTAATTCCATTTGTAGTCACAGTAGTTGGTATACTCACTACAGATCTCCTTAAAGGTATTATTGTCGGTTTAGTTGTAGCAGTAGTTGTGTCACTTATCAAATCCTATAATAATTCCCATGTTATGCTGGTCAAGGAAGGAAACGTTTTTCATATGAATTTTGCAGAAGAGGTAACTTTTGTCAATAGAGGAGCGATCGTAAAAGAATTAGATGGATTACAGCCTGGTTCTTACTTAGAATTAGACGTGCGCAAAACCAAAATATTAGATTACGATATCATTGAGTATTTAGATGAATTTAAAGTAAAAGCAAAAAACAACAATATCAACATAAAACTTATTTCCGAACGAGGAACAGTGGACAACCCCGACTCGTTTAGAGAATTCTTCGGATATGTATTAGTTGGTAGTGCTCATTAA